The Streptomyces sp. NBC_01197 genome window below encodes:
- a CDS encoding TlpA family protein disulfide reductase: protein MALTRPLRRRTDVRRAAQLGAVVAVSALALSACGSGAKVSSSQGSRYVTSSSGIVTAAKSGRQTAPQLSGKTVDGKTLDVAGAYKGKIVVFNVWGSWCPPCRAEAGNLAKVSRDLKSKGVEFVGINTRDTSTGPAKAFEKNYDVPYPSLYDPSGKLLLRFPAGSLNPQAIPSTVVVDRDGKIAARKAGGVEEDTLRKMIDPLIAEK from the coding sequence ATGGCTCTTACGCGCCCTCTCCGTCGCCGCACCGATGTCCGCCGCGCCGCCCAGCTGGGCGCAGTGGTCGCGGTTTCCGCGCTCGCTCTGTCGGCGTGCGGATCCGGCGCCAAGGTGAGCAGTTCCCAGGGCTCCCGCTACGTCACCAGCAGCAGTGGCATCGTCACCGCGGCGAAGAGCGGGCGCCAGACCGCGCCCCAACTGTCCGGCAAGACCGTCGACGGCAAGACCCTCGACGTGGCGGGCGCCTACAAGGGCAAGATCGTGGTGTTCAACGTCTGGGGCTCCTGGTGCCCGCCGTGCCGCGCGGAGGCGGGGAACCTGGCGAAGGTCTCCAGGGACCTCAAGTCCAAGGGCGTCGAGTTCGTCGGGATCAACACCCGTGACACCTCCACCGGCCCGGCCAAGGCGTTCGAGAAGAACTACGACGTCCCGTACCCGAGCCTCTACGACCCGAGCGGCAAGCTGCTGCTCCGCTTCCCCGCGGGCAGCCTGAACCCGCAGGCCATTCCCTCCACGGTCGTTGTCGACCGCGACGGGAAGATCGCTGCCCGCAAGGCGGGCGGGGTCGAAGAGGACACACTGCGCAAGATGATCGACCCGCTGATCGCGGAGAAGTGA
- a CDS encoding MerR family transcriptional regulator, with protein MSSEHMQIGEVASRTELSLRTIRHYEETGLVRPSARSQGGFRLYTEADVARLMVIRRMKPLGFTLDEMRGLLEATDRLDDPAPLGAADRAALLERIRGYEEAAAGRVDDLRIQLARAEEFAATLRARLAVPASAGADQEVPPVPTSFA; from the coding sequence GTGAGCAGCGAGCACATGCAGATCGGCGAAGTCGCCTCACGTACCGAACTGTCGCTGCGCACCATCCGGCATTACGAGGAAACCGGACTGGTCAGGCCGTCGGCCCGCTCCCAGGGCGGGTTCCGCCTCTATACGGAGGCGGATGTGGCGCGGCTGATGGTCATCCGCCGGATGAAGCCGCTCGGTTTCACGCTGGACGAGATGCGCGGGCTCCTGGAGGCCACCGACCGTCTGGACGACCCGGCCCCGCTCGGCGCGGCCGACCGCGCGGCACTCCTGGAGAGGATCCGGGGATACGAGGAGGCCGCCGCCGGGCGGGTCGACGACCTGCGGATCCAGCTGGCCAGGGCCGAGGAGTTCGCTGCCACTCTCCGTGCCCGCCTGGCCGTTCCGGCCTCAGCGGGGGCTGACCAGGAGGTCCCTCCCGTCCCGACTTCATTTGCCTAG
- the resB gene encoding cytochrome c biogenesis protein ResB yields the protein MSKTTETTDATNPEDTTSEEAAGAAGSDAAESETDLGAAGSQLSTAPREDPVSSLPAMGVIGWIRWFWRQLTSMRVALLLLLLLSLGAIPGSLIPQTSIDELKVTDFKAKHDVLAPIYDKLGLFHVYSSVWFSAIYILLFISLIGCIVPRTWQFVGQLRGRPPGAPKRLTRLPAYTTWRTESEPEAVRDAALAMLKKRRFRAHITEGAVASEKGFLRETGNLLFHIALIVLLVSFASGQLWKSEGGKLVVDGDGFSNTLTQYDDFKAGTLFDPDKLAPFSFTLDKFIGTYEKNGPNRGTPRKYEAHVTYSEGAEGKDKKGVIKVNTPLEVDGSKVYLVSHGYAPIVSVKDPKGKEIYRDAVPLLPLDSNATSTGAIKVMDGYRNAAGKKEQLGFQTMFVPTYAGKGKGTMFSTFPGLDFPVMAVSGFHGDLGVNSGLPQSVYQLNSKHMTQYKDSKGNKLAKLLLPGETMKLPHGEGSIQFVGVKQWASFKISHQPGTDFALVGALAAIAGLAGSLFIQRRRIWVRAVRGEDGVTVVEMAGLGRSESAKLPEELADLAATLHSVAPSAPDSAASAETPEGAEK from the coding sequence ATGAGCAAGACGACTGAAACGACGGACGCCACGAATCCGGAGGACACCACTTCGGAAGAGGCCGCGGGCGCCGCCGGAAGCGACGCCGCCGAGAGCGAGACCGACCTCGGCGCAGCCGGGTCGCAGCTCTCCACCGCGCCCAGGGAAGACCCGGTCTCCAGCCTCCCCGCCATGGGTGTCATCGGCTGGATCCGCTGGTTCTGGCGGCAGCTGACCTCGATGCGGGTCGCGCTGCTCCTGCTGCTTCTGCTGTCGCTGGGTGCCATCCCCGGCTCGCTGATCCCGCAGACGAGCATCGACGAGCTGAAGGTCACCGACTTCAAGGCCAAGCACGATGTGCTCGCGCCGATCTACGACAAGCTGGGACTTTTCCACGTCTACAGCTCGGTCTGGTTCTCGGCGATCTACATCCTGCTGTTCATCTCCCTCATCGGCTGCATCGTGCCCCGCACCTGGCAGTTCGTCGGACAGCTGCGCGGCCGCCCGCCGGGCGCGCCCAAGCGGCTGACCCGGTTGCCCGCGTACACGACCTGGCGTACGGAGTCCGAGCCCGAGGCCGTCCGGGACGCCGCGCTCGCGATGCTGAAGAAGCGCCGCTTCCGCGCCCACATCACCGAGGGTGCGGTCGCGTCCGAGAAGGGCTTCCTGCGCGAGACCGGGAATCTGCTCTTCCACATCGCCCTGATCGTGCTCCTGGTCTCCTTCGCCAGCGGCCAGCTGTGGAAGTCCGAGGGCGGCAAGCTGGTCGTCGACGGCGACGGCTTCTCCAACACGCTCACGCAGTACGACGACTTCAAGGCCGGCACGCTCTTCGACCCCGACAAACTGGCGCCGTTCAGCTTCACGCTGGACAAGTTCATCGGGACGTACGAGAAGAACGGGCCCAACCGCGGCACGCCCCGCAAGTACGAAGCCCATGTGACGTACTCCGAGGGCGCCGAGGGCAAGGACAAGAAGGGCGTCATCAAGGTCAACACACCCCTTGAGGTCGACGGCTCGAAGGTCTACCTGGTCTCGCACGGCTACGCCCCGATCGTCTCGGTCAAGGACCCCAAGGGCAAGGAGATCTACCGGGACGCGGTGCCGCTGCTGCCCCTCGACTCCAACGCCACGTCGACCGGCGCCATCAAGGTGATGGACGGCTACCGCAACGCCGCCGGCAAGAAGGAGCAGCTCGGCTTCCAGACGATGTTCGTGCCGACCTACGCCGGCAAGGGCAAGGGCACGATGTTCTCCACCTTCCCGGGGCTCGACTTCCCGGTGATGGCAGTCTCCGGCTTCCACGGTGACCTCGGGGTGAACTCGGGGCTGCCGCAGAGCGTGTACCAGCTCAACTCGAAGCACATGACGCAGTACAAGGACAGCAAGGGCAACAAGCTCGCCAAGCTCCTGCTGCCCGGCGAGACGATGAAGCTGCCGCACGGCGAGGGATCGATCCAGTTCGTCGGCGTCAAGCAGTGGGCCAGCTTCAAGATCTCGCACCAGCCCGGCACCGACTTCGCGCTCGTCGGCGCGCTGGCGGCCATCGCGGGTCTCGCCGGATCGCTGTTCATCCAGCGCCGCCGCATCTGGGTCCGCGCCGTACGGGGAGAGGACGGTGTGACCGTCGTGGAGATGGCCGGGCTCGGCCGGAGCGAATCCGCGAAGCTCCCCGAGGAGCTGGCCGACCTGGCCGCAACGCTCCATTCAGTGGCGCCGTCGGCGCCTGATTCCGCTGCATCCGCAGAGACTCCCGAAGGGGCCGAGAAGTGA
- a CDS encoding cytochrome c biogenesis CcdA family protein: MSALVTLAAESGISGTVTDGALLVALPIAVLGGLISFFSPCVLPLVPGYLSYVTGVSGSDLAQARRGRMAAGAALFVVGFTAVFVSGGALFGFFGSKLLAYQDILSKVLGGLMILLGIFFMGMMPWLTQREFRLHKRPVTGLAGAPLLGALFGIGWTPCLGPTLSSVELLASQQGTAGRGAILTVAYCLGLGVPFVLAAVAFRKALGAFGWVKKHYAWVMRIGGIMMIVTGLLLVTGAWDRIIQEMQVWSSGYTVGI, translated from the coding sequence GTGAGCGCGCTCGTCACTCTGGCCGCCGAATCCGGGATCAGCGGGACCGTCACCGATGGCGCCCTGCTGGTCGCCCTGCCGATCGCCGTACTGGGCGGGCTGATCTCCTTCTTCTCGCCGTGCGTCCTGCCGCTGGTCCCCGGTTATCTGAGTTACGTCACCGGGGTCAGCGGTTCGGATCTCGCGCAGGCCAGACGCGGCCGGATGGCGGCGGGCGCCGCGCTGTTCGTGGTCGGTTTCACCGCCGTCTTCGTCTCGGGCGGTGCGCTCTTCGGTTTCTTCGGGAGCAAGCTCCTCGCGTACCAGGACATCCTCAGCAAGGTGCTGGGCGGGCTGATGATCCTGCTCGGGATCTTCTTCATGGGCATGATGCCCTGGCTCACCCAGCGTGAATTCCGGCTGCACAAACGTCCGGTGACCGGTCTGGCCGGGGCCCCGCTGCTCGGTGCGCTCTTCGGTATCGGCTGGACGCCGTGCCTGGGGCCGACGCTGTCCTCCGTGGAGCTGCTCGCCTCGCAGCAGGGCACCGCCGGCCGCGGCGCCATACTGACCGTCGCTTACTGCCTCGGTCTCGGAGTGCCGTTCGTGCTCGCGGCCGTGGCCTTCCGCAAGGCGCTCGGCGCCTTCGGCTGGGTCAAGAAGCACTACGCCTGGGTCATGCGCATCGGCGGGATCATGATGATCGTGACCGGACTGCTGCTCGTCACCGGCGCCTGGGACCGCATCATCCAGGAGATGCAGGTCTGGTCATCCGGCTACACGGTGGGGATCTGA
- a CDS encoding histidine phosphatase family protein: MNDSSSVRSNEITVVHLMRHGEVHNPDGVLYGRRPGYHLSELGRQMADRVAEHLAGRDVTHVVASPLERAQETAAPVATSHGLELATDARLIEAENIFEGKTFGVGDGALSRPANWKYLTNPFRPSWGEPYVDQVVRMMGALNSARDAARGHEAVCISHQLPIWTVRSFVERRRLWHDPRKRQCTLASLTTFTYQGDRIVSVGYTEPARDLVPSHLLAGAKPAKGKAKAFGA; the protein is encoded by the coding sequence ATGAACGACAGCAGCAGTGTCAGAAGCAACGAGATCACCGTCGTGCATCTGATGCGCCACGGTGAGGTGCACAACCCGGACGGTGTGCTGTACGGGCGCCGCCCCGGCTACCACCTCTCCGAGCTGGGCCGGCAGATGGCCGACCGGGTCGCCGAGCACCTCGCGGGCCGGGACGTCACCCATGTCGTGGCCTCCCCGCTGGAGCGTGCGCAGGAGACCGCGGCCCCGGTCGCCACCTCGCACGGCCTCGAACTCGCCACCGACGCGCGGCTCATCGAGGCCGAGAACATCTTCGAGGGCAAGACGTTCGGCGTCGGGGACGGCGCCCTGAGCAGGCCCGCGAACTGGAAGTACCTCACCAACCCGTTCCGGCCGTCCTGGGGCGAGCCGTACGTGGACCAGGTCGTCCGGATGATGGGCGCGCTGAACTCCGCGCGGGACGCCGCCCGCGGGCACGAGGCGGTCTGCATCAGCCACCAGTTGCCGATCTGGACCGTGCGGAGCTTCGTCGAGCGGCGGCGCCTGTGGCACGACCCGCGCAAGCGGCAGTGCACGCTCGCCTCGCTGACGACCTTCACGTACCAGGGTGACCGGATCGTCTCCGTCGGTTACACGGAACCGGCGAGGGACCTGGTGCCGTCCCATCTCCTGGCCGGTGCAAAGCCCGCCAAAGGAAAAGCAAAAGCGTTCGGCGCATAG
- a CDS encoding MarR family winged helix-turn-helix transcriptional regulator, with protein MPTRARPLVPTARPGSATAPGADDVDAVTHAVLTASRLLVAVSARSLAEVEDRVTLPQFRLLVVLSTYDTAKLVVLAELLDVNPSTAMRMLDRLISAGLADRQSDPDDRRATLLRLTAEGRRLVEEVTARRRREIATVVEKLAPEERSALVKALTAFSDAGGEPAVQGKEAVLYPLGWSDPPVHRST; from the coding sequence ATGCCGACCCGGGCACGGCCCCTGGTACCCACCGCCCGCCCCGGTAGCGCAACCGCCCCGGGCGCCGACGACGTCGACGCGGTGACCCACGCGGTGCTGACGGCGTCCCGTCTGCTGGTGGCCGTGTCGGCCAGGTCGCTGGCCGAGGTGGAGGACCGGGTCACGCTGCCTCAGTTCCGGCTGCTCGTCGTGCTGTCGACGTACGACACGGCGAAACTCGTGGTGCTCGCCGAACTGCTCGATGTGAATCCGTCGACGGCGATGCGCATGCTCGACCGCCTCATCTCGGCCGGCCTCGCCGACCGGCAGTCCGACCCGGACGACCGGCGGGCCACACTGCTGCGCCTCACCGCCGAGGGGCGCCGGCTGGTCGAGGAGGTCACCGCCCGCCGCCGGCGGGAGATCGCCACGGTGGTGGAGAAGCTCGCCCCCGAAGAGAGGTCGGCCCTGGTGAAGGCGCTGACGGCCTTCAGCGACGCGGGCGGGGAGCCCGCCGTCCAGGGCAAGGAGGCCGTGCTCTATCCGCTCGGCTGGTCCGATCCACCCGTGCACCGCTCCACCTGA
- a CDS encoding chloride channel protein, with protein sequence MLSRGVAGAVRVREEHGKLAVLAALTGIGAGLGSIVFRWLIKTFTQLFSGHVDYSGAGHAANPHVSWLGPFFVLLAPVVGGLLYGPLVDRFAKEARGHGVPEVMLAVAQRGGRINASVAVVKSLASALTIGSGGSVGREGPIVQIGSALGSTLGRLAKVTEGRMRLLVACGAAGGIAATFNAPLAGVFFAMELILRDFAIESFGAVVLSSVAASVIGRAAFGNAAFLNLPSFHVEHVAQYGLFALLGIAAGCAGIGFTRTLYWIEDACDWAWRGPEWLRPAAGGLLLGVVLLALPEMYGVGYPVLENAAEGRYAAGFLLLLLIGKILATSLTIGIGGSGGVFAPSLFIGAMLGSAYGIGMQQLLPGTAGAVGAYALVGMGAVFAGSARAPITAVVILFELTGEYSIILPLMLAVVTATLVSKLIGRDTVYTLKLRRRGIDLDAAAPGAPLGTQRVDEVMEDLPYPLPAATTLSAAALLLAHSEHGSLPVIDADDRYVGTVTARAVAEALAETPDGEAGAPATAGDLAELPPRLRSDMPLSAALHALVSAPGTGLPVLDADRDAPVGWITHQSALRALHPVAAAA encoded by the coding sequence ATGTTGAGCAGAGGAGTCGCAGGGGCGGTAAGGGTGCGCGAGGAGCACGGGAAGCTCGCCGTGCTCGCCGCGCTGACCGGCATCGGCGCGGGACTCGGGTCCATAGTCTTCCGCTGGCTGATCAAGACCTTCACGCAGCTCTTCTCCGGGCACGTGGACTACTCGGGCGCCGGACATGCCGCGAACCCGCACGTGTCCTGGCTCGGCCCGTTCTTCGTGCTGCTCGCGCCGGTCGTCGGCGGGCTGCTGTACGGGCCGCTGGTGGACCGGTTCGCCAAGGAGGCCCGCGGCCACGGGGTGCCCGAGGTGATGCTCGCGGTCGCCCAGCGCGGTGGCCGTATCAACGCGAGTGTGGCGGTCGTCAAGTCGCTGGCCTCGGCGCTGACCATCGGGTCAGGCGGATCGGTGGGCCGTGAGGGGCCGATCGTGCAGATCGGCTCGGCACTCGGCTCCACGCTGGGCCGGCTGGCCAAGGTCACCGAGGGGCGGATGCGGCTGCTGGTGGCCTGCGGTGCGGCCGGCGGTATCGCCGCGACCTTCAACGCCCCGCTGGCCGGGGTGTTCTTCGCGATGGAGCTCATCCTGCGGGACTTCGCCATCGAGTCCTTCGGCGCCGTCGTCCTCTCCAGTGTGGCCGCGAGCGTCATCGGCCGTGCCGCGTTCGGGAACGCCGCGTTTCTGAACCTCCCGTCGTTCCATGTCGAACACGTCGCCCAGTACGGCCTGTTCGCCCTGCTCGGTATCGCGGCCGGCTGTGCGGGGATCGGCTTCACCCGCACCCTCTACTGGATCGAGGACGCCTGCGACTGGGCGTGGCGCGGCCCCGAGTGGCTGCGGCCCGCGGCCGGCGGACTCCTGCTGGGCGTTGTCCTGCTGGCGCTTCCGGAGATGTACGGGGTCGGGTACCCGGTTCTGGAGAACGCGGCCGAGGGCCGGTACGCCGCCGGGTTCCTGCTGCTGCTCCTGATCGGCAAGATCCTCGCCACCAGCCTGACCATCGGGATCGGCGGCTCCGGCGGGGTGTTCGCACCAAGTCTGTTCATCGGCGCGATGCTCGGTTCCGCGTACGGGATCGGGATGCAGCAGCTGCTGCCCGGCACGGCGGGGGCGGTCGGGGCGTACGCGCTGGTCGGGATGGGAGCGGTCTTCGCCGGATCGGCGCGGGCGCCGATCACCGCGGTGGTGATCCTCTTCGAGCTGACGGGTGAGTACTCGATCATCCTGCCGCTGATGCTGGCTGTCGTCACCGCCACCCTGGTCAGCAAACTGATCGGCCGCGACACCGTCTACACCCTGAAACTCCGGCGCCGTGGCATCGACCTCGACGCCGCGGCCCCCGGCGCCCCACTGGGCACTCAGCGGGTCGACGAGGTCATGGAGGACCTCCCGTATCCGCTGCCCGCCGCGACCACGCTGTCGGCAGCCGCGCTGCTGCTCGCCCACTCCGAGCACGGCAGCCTGCCGGTGATCGACGCGGACGACCGGTACGTCGGGACGGTCACCGCCCGAGCCGTGGCGGAGGCCCTGGCCGAGACCCCGGACGGTGAGGCCGGAGCACCGGCCACGGCCGGGGACCTGGCCGAACTGCCGCCGCGGCTCCGCTCGGACATGCCGCTGTCGGCGGCGCTGCACGCGTTGGTCTCGGCACCGGGCACCGGACTGCCCGTACTCGACGCCGACCGGGACGCCCCGGTCGGCTGGATCACCCACCAGAGCGCACTGCGGGCGCTGCACCCGGTGGCCGCGGCAGCGTAG
- the hemL gene encoding glutamate-1-semialdehyde 2,1-aminomutase — protein MACVSYPYEYDAPVSQTLFDRASLVTPGGVNSPVRAFRAVGGTPRFMVSGTGPYLTDADGREYVDLVCSWGPMILGHSHPEVVAAVQAAVARGTSFGTPGEGEVALAEEIVARIEPVEQVRLVSSGTEATMSAIRLARGFTGRAKVVKFAGCYHGHVDALLAAAGSGVATFGLPDTPGVTGAQTGDTIVLPYNDLEAVRQAFAAHPGEIACVITEASAGNMGVVPPVDGFNAGLKELCSADGALYISDEVMTGFRTSKAGWYGVDGVRPDLMTFGKVMGGGFPAAAFGGRADVMAYLAPVGPVYQAGTLSGNPVATAAGLAQLRLLDDAAYEKVDAVSREIQGLVTAALSKEGVAHTVQTASNMFSVFFSDSPVRDYEDAKAQEAFRFTPFFHSMLEQGVYLPPSAFESWFVSTTHDERAVERIAAALPAAARAAAEVSA, from the coding sequence ATGGCTTGTGTGAGCTATCCGTACGAATACGATGCCCCAGTTTCGCAGACGCTCTTCGACCGTGCGTCCCTTGTGACCCCCGGCGGGGTGAACTCTCCGGTACGCGCCTTCCGTGCCGTGGGCGGTACGCCCCGGTTCATGGTGTCCGGTACCGGTCCCTATCTGACCGACGCCGACGGCCGTGAGTACGTCGACCTCGTGTGCTCGTGGGGTCCGATGATCCTCGGGCACTCGCACCCCGAGGTCGTCGCCGCCGTGCAGGCCGCCGTCGCGCGCGGCACCTCCTTCGGTACGCCGGGGGAGGGCGAGGTCGCACTCGCCGAGGAGATCGTCGCCCGTATCGAGCCCGTCGAGCAGGTGCGCCTGGTGTCATCGGGCACCGAGGCGACCATGTCGGCCATCCGGCTCGCCCGCGGTTTCACCGGCCGGGCCAAGGTGGTGAAGTTCGCCGGCTGTTACCACGGACATGTGGACGCGCTGCTGGCCGCCGCCGGATCGGGTGTGGCGACCTTCGGGCTTCCCGACACGCCGGGGGTGACCGGCGCGCAGACCGGCGACACCATCGTCCTGCCGTACAACGACCTCGAAGCCGTACGCCAGGCCTTCGCCGCCCACCCCGGTGAGATCGCCTGTGTGATCACCGAGGCGTCCGCGGGGAACATGGGAGTGGTGCCGCCCGTCGACGGGTTCAACGCCGGGCTCAAGGAGCTCTGCTCCGCCGACGGCGCGCTGTACATCTCCGACGAGGTGATGACCGGTTTCCGTACCTCGAAGGCCGGCTGGTACGGCGTCGACGGGGTCCGCCCCGACCTGATGACCTTCGGCAAGGTCATGGGCGGCGGCTTCCCGGCCGCCGCGTTCGGCGGACGCGCGGACGTCATGGCGTATCTGGCGCCCGTCGGCCCCGTCTACCAGGCGGGCACGCTCTCCGGGAACCCGGTCGCCACCGCCGCCGGGCTCGCCCAGCTGCGGCTGCTCGACGACGCCGCGTACGAGAAGGTCGACGCGGTCTCCCGGGAGATCCAGGGCCTGGTCACCGCGGCGCTCAGCAAGGAGGGTGTCGCGCACACGGTCCAGACGGCGAGCAACATGTTCTCTGTCTTCTTCAGCGACAGCCCCGTCCGCGACTACGAGGACGCCAAGGCCCAGGAAGCCTTCCGCTTCACCCCGTTCTTCCACTCGATGCTGGAACAGGGTGTCTACCTCCCGCCGTCGGCCTTCGAGTCCTGGTTCGTTTCGACCACGCACGACGAGCGGGCGGTCGAGCGCATCGCCGCCGCGCTGCCCGCCGCCGCCCGAGCCGCCGCCGAGGTGTCCGCATGA